From Temnothorax longispinosus isolate EJ_2023e chromosome 3, Tlon_JGU_v1, whole genome shotgun sequence, one genomic window encodes:
- the LOC139809493 gene encoding uncharacterized protein, with amino-acid sequence MKPSSDSFSRVTPRCKDVKQRVSSIDICSHCSQNRTIDKFVLLPASYILSHIDDSVTLADKIKPLKTVSSTILKFDKNEKQLDDSTSKILRCSSSKNILRASYCDDKLSKQPATFVECTTTSKVPLARVIQCSTKTNEGDGTNYCIYLGSKVKKGSSHKIIQPVTESAKKAISDKKTRVSSERALSERSIPCRKPKPEVTHCSPDSELAYPGRSDLKIDILLCPEIKDPLSQITRKNGLDPSDIPSSSKKPSRRYKRRVCSASCYQPVRPATKDVCSNFLRAKSSASDAKSSPIQICTTQKRLDDQRLQRLASEQILRTEVTRIESAKSDKASACQRSAVAYKRACLIPEKVSEDTSRLPSSQELLARYKEYIPAYQLERYETCRSKRNGLQDECIPLLLRTILKKEEQRRTLDKCIERERNIDQLGQSGTSESRNHDQTEFLLCIE; translated from the exons ATGAAACCGTCGTCCGACTCGTTCTCGAG GGTGACACCGCGATGTAAAGACGTAAAGCAGAGAGTTAGCTCGATCGACATCTGTTCTCACTGTTCTCAGAATCGGACGATTGATAAGTTCGTCTTACTTCCTGCATCCTATATATTATCTCATATCGATGATTCAGTAACTTTggctgataaaataaaaccacTGAAAACTGTCTCCTCTACGATTCTGAAGTTTGACAAGAACGAAAAGCAACTCGACGACTCCACCTCCAAAATATTGCGTTGTTCatcatcaaaaaatattttaagagcaTCTTATTGCGACGACAAATTGTCTAAGCAGCCAGCGACTTTCGTCGAATGCACTACAACATCCAAGGTCCCTTTGGCTAGAGTCATTCAGTGCTCAACAAAGACAAACGAAGGTGATGGAACTAATTACTGTATTTATTTAGGATCGAAGGTGAAAAAAGGTAGCTCTCACAAAATCATTCAGCCAGTAACTGAATCCGCTAAGAAGGCgatttctgataaaaaaacAAGAGTTTCCAGCGAACGGGCTCTTTCAGAACGAAGTATTCCATGTCGAAAGCCGAAACCAGAAGTGACACATTGTTCCCCAGACTCCGAACTTGCATATCCAGGGAGATCGGATttgaaaatcgatattttgctTTGCCCAGAGATAAAAGATCCGCTTTCTCAAATAACACGCAAGAACGGTCTTGATCCTTCCGATATACCAAGTTCCTCGAAGAAACCCTCGAGAAGATACAAGAGACGAGTTTGTTCAGCCAGTTGTTACCAACCAGTCCGACCAGCAACCAAGGATGTTTGCAGCAATTTTCTTCGCGCGAAATCTTCAGCATCAGATGCAAAATCTTCGCCGATACAAATATGCACGACGCAAAAACGTCTTGACGATCAACGACTTCAACGTCTGGCTTCAGAGCAGATACTGCGAACTGAGGTAACGCGGATAGAATCCGCGAAGTCGGACAAAGCATCCGCGTGTCAGAGGTCAGCGGTAGCCTATAAGCGTGCTTGCTTAATTCCTGAGAAGGTTTCCGAGGATACATCGCGCTTGCCCAGCTCGCAAGAATTGCTTGCTCGCTATAAGGAATACATTCCCGCCTACCAGTTGGAAAGATACGAGACCTGTCGCTCTAAAAGAAACGGTCTTCAGGACGAATGTATCCCACTGCTATTGCGAACTATATTGAAGAAAGAGGAGCAGCGACGTACTTTGGACAAGTGTATCGAACGTGAACGAAATATAGATCAATTAGGTCAGAGTGGGACGAGCGAATCGAGAAATCACGATCAAACTGAATTTTTGTTGTGTATAGAATAA